A stretch of the Streptomyces sp. NBC_00078 genome encodes the following:
- the ltrA gene encoding group II intron reverse transcriptase/maturase: MDTAVNGPKDVAEWDDVAWRHHEDNVVRLRQRIFKATREEDWALVRSLQKLMLRSWSNTLISVRQVTQRNAGRRTAGIDGETALSPEARMDVAVRVHHTRSSWNPLPVRRVYIPKANGKQRPLGIPVIMDRCHQARVRNALEPEWEARFEPKSYGFRPGRSCADAIGALYSTLKGSRARRLWILDADLSAAFDRIDHEQLLRAIGSFPAREMIRGWLKAGVVEDGLHAPTEEGSPQGGVISPLLMNVALHGLEEAAGVLYLASGRTSGETTRGAPVLVRYADDMVACCHSRQQAEQVKVRLAAWLAPRGLTFNEEKTRIVHLSEGFDFLGFTLRQFHGSKLIIKPSKKAIKRIRKRLTDEMRNLRGSNVVAVIAKLNPIIRGWAAYYRGAVSSRVFSDLDSHVWRLTYKWAKHSHPNKPKKWIVRRYYGKFNKYRNDYWVFGDRGCTSESGGTFHVVKFSWTNIVRHQLVTGGASPDDPGLQDYWAKRRRKVKPPLDNYNLNLLAKQEGRCPLCGDYILTANQPPQSPHEWERWWLNTVRRAVAANYLTHHGRSGTPDGPQTRLVHASCHRGLRARTRRRLAVSASP, encoded by the coding sequence TTGGACACCGCGGTGAACGGACCCAAGGACGTTGCCGAATGGGACGACGTCGCATGGCGTCACCACGAGGACAACGTAGTGAGGCTGAGGCAGAGGATCTTCAAGGCGACGCGGGAAGAGGACTGGGCCCTGGTCCGGTCCTTGCAGAAACTGATGCTGAGATCATGGTCGAACACGCTGATCAGCGTGCGGCAGGTGACTCAGCGCAACGCTGGACGTCGGACGGCCGGGATCGACGGGGAGACCGCCCTGTCACCCGAGGCCAGGATGGACGTGGCTGTGCGCGTGCACCACACGCGCTCGTCCTGGAATCCACTGCCGGTCCGACGCGTGTACATTCCAAAGGCCAATGGAAAACAACGGCCGCTCGGTATCCCCGTGATTATGGACCGATGCCATCAGGCGCGCGTCCGTAACGCACTGGAACCCGAGTGGGAGGCGCGCTTCGAGCCGAAATCCTATGGGTTCCGGCCGGGCCGCAGCTGTGCGGACGCCATCGGCGCTCTCTACTCCACGCTGAAAGGCTCCCGGGCCAGGAGGCTGTGGATTCTGGATGCCGACTTGTCCGCCGCGTTCGACAGAATCGACCACGAACAACTGCTCAGAGCGATCGGGTCCTTCCCGGCCAGGGAAATGATCCGGGGATGGCTGAAAGCGGGAGTGGTGGAGGACGGCCTGCACGCACCGACCGAAGAGGGATCACCTCAAGGCGGTGTAATCAGCCCGCTGTTGATGAACGTTGCTCTCCATGGCCTGGAGGAAGCTGCCGGAGTCCTCTATCTCGCATCCGGACGTACTTCCGGAGAAACGACACGAGGAGCTCCGGTGCTGGTGCGATACGCCGACGATATGGTCGCCTGCTGTCACTCTCGGCAGCAGGCAGAGCAGGTCAAGGTACGGCTTGCAGCGTGGCTGGCCCCCAGAGGGCTGACCTTCAACGAGGAGAAGACGCGCATTGTGCATCTCTCCGAAGGTTTCGACTTCCTGGGATTCACTCTCCGCCAGTTCCACGGGTCCAAGCTGATCATCAAACCAAGCAAGAAGGCGATCAAGCGGATACGGAAAAGGCTCACGGACGAGATGCGAAACCTTCGCGGATCGAATGTGGTGGCGGTCATCGCCAAACTCAACCCGATCATTCGGGGCTGGGCGGCCTACTACCGTGGGGCGGTGTCCAGCCGGGTCTTCTCGGATCTGGACTCTCATGTGTGGCGGCTCACATACAAGTGGGCCAAGCACTCCCACCCCAACAAGCCGAAGAAGTGGATTGTGCGCCGCTACTACGGCAAGTTCAATAAGTACAGGAACGACTACTGGGTGTTCGGCGATCGCGGCTGCACCAGCGAAAGCGGCGGCACCTTTCACGTGGTCAAATTCTCCTGGACGAATATCGTCCGGCACCAGCTGGTCACGGGCGGGGCGTCACCCGACGACCCCGGCCTGCAGGACTACTGGGCCAAAAGGCGGAGGAAGGTCAAACCCCCGCTGGACAACTACAACCTGAACCTGCTCGCCAAGCAGGAAGGGCGCTGTCCACTCTGCGGGGACTACATCCTCACTGCCAACCAGCCACCGCAATCCCCGCACGAATGGGAACGCTGGTGGTTGAACACCGTCCGCAGAGCGGTAGCCGCCAACTACCTCACTCATCACGGGCGGAGCGGCACGCCGGACGGACCGCAGACTCGCCTGGTACACGCCTCTTGCCATCGTGGTCTCCGAGCCAGAACACGCAGGAGACTCGCAGTCTCTGCATCACCGTGA
- a CDS encoding reverse transcriptase/maturase family protein: MQSAETVLGVLRERGRRGLPCEELYRQLFNPQLYLLAYGRIYSNKGAMTPGVTQDTVDGMSARKIDRIIDAMRHERYRFRPVRRVHIPKKQSGKTRPLGLPTWTDKLVGEVIRLLLEAYYEPSFSDRSHGFRPGKGCHTALREVANTWTGTTWFIEGDIADCFGSLDHEVTLRLLGEKVHDQRFLRLVRNMLKAGYLEDWVWNATLSGAPQGGVVSPVISNIYLHKLDEFIEKTLIPEYTRAKLRARNPEYRKVEQAIVRARRRGDRVEVRSLYRRLHSLPSQDPNDPNYRRLRYVRYCDDTLLGFVGPKAEAEEVKQRIAKFLRDDLKLELSQEKTLITHARTKRAKFLGYEISVASTNQKTRRPSASDRRNRRSVCGAVVLHVPASVVKAKSAPYLSRGKPACRNPLVNETDYVIVGKYGIEYRGIVQYYLLAGDVQRLHRLRWVMETSMLKTLARKHGSSVTKMAARFKAKIATPHGPRTCFEATLVRDSRRELVARFGGIPLKRQKTAELTDRLTGPVYPHKELIRRLAANRCELCKRPGEVEAHHVKSLNELQRAGVASSDWVKMMVARRRKSLVVCGSCHDRIHRRKPSTTRTQ; the protein is encoded by the coding sequence ATGCAGAGCGCCGAGACGGTGCTGGGTGTCCTGCGTGAGCGCGGCAGGCGCGGTCTGCCGTGTGAGGAACTGTATCGACAGCTGTTCAACCCGCAGTTGTATCTGCTGGCTTACGGGCGCATCTACTCCAACAAGGGTGCGATGACGCCTGGGGTAACGCAGGATACCGTGGACGGCATGTCCGCTCGGAAGATCGACCGCATCATCGATGCGATGCGCCACGAGCGCTATCGATTCCGCCCTGTGAGGCGAGTCCATATCCCGAAGAAACAGAGCGGAAAGACTCGGCCTCTAGGTCTGCCAACTTGGACGGATAAATTAGTAGGTGAAGTGATACGTCTCCTCTTGGAGGCTTACTACGAGCCTTCCTTCTCCGACCGCTCCCACGGATTCCGGCCAGGAAAAGGCTGCCACACCGCACTGCGGGAAGTGGCCAACACCTGGACCGGAACAACCTGGTTTATTGAGGGCGACATCGCCGACTGCTTCGGGAGCCTCGACCATGAGGTCACGCTCCGACTGCTGGGCGAGAAGGTCCATGACCAGCGTTTCCTGCGGCTGGTGCGCAACATGCTCAAGGCCGGATACCTGGAGGACTGGGTCTGGAACGCGACACTCAGCGGGGCTCCGCAGGGCGGCGTCGTTTCCCCCGTGATCTCCAATATTTACCTGCACAAGTTGGACGAGTTCATCGAGAAAACCCTGATCCCCGAATACACCCGGGCGAAGCTCCGAGCGCGCAACCCGGAGTACCGGAAGGTGGAGCAAGCGATCGTACGTGCCCGCCGGCGAGGTGACCGTGTTGAAGTGCGATCTCTCTATCGTCGGCTGCACAGTCTCCCGAGCCAGGATCCGAATGATCCGAACTACCGGAGACTGCGCTACGTGCGGTACTGCGATGACACCTTGCTCGGGTTTGTCGGGCCGAAGGCCGAAGCCGAGGAAGTGAAACAGCGGATCGCGAAGTTCCTGCGTGATGATCTCAAGCTGGAACTGTCACAAGAGAAGACGCTGATCACCCATGCCCGTACCAAGAGGGCAAAGTTCCTCGGCTACGAGATCTCAGTAGCAAGCACAAATCAGAAAACAAGACGGCCGTCGGCAAGCGATCGGCGAAATCGCCGGTCAGTATGCGGAGCGGTAGTCCTGCATGTGCCTGCCTCTGTGGTCAAGGCCAAGAGCGCCCCGTACTTGTCGCGCGGAAAACCCGCGTGCCGAAACCCTCTGGTCAACGAGACCGACTATGTCATCGTGGGCAAATACGGGATCGAGTACCGGGGCATCGTCCAGTACTACCTCCTGGCCGGTGATGTCCAACGACTTCACCGGCTGCGCTGGGTCATGGAGACCTCCATGCTCAAGACCCTGGCAAGAAAGCACGGCTCGTCGGTGACGAAGATGGCGGCCCGCTTCAAGGCTAAGATCGCGACGCCGCACGGGCCACGCACGTGCTTCGAGGCCACCTTGGTGCGAGACAGCAGGAGAGAACTGGTCGCCCGCTTCGGGGGAATTCCTCTCAAGCGGCAGAAGACGGCGGAGTTGACCGACCGTCTGACCGGTCCGGTCTATCCGCATAAAGAGCTGATCCGTCGGCTTGCGGCGAATAGATGCGAGCTCTGCAAGCGGCCGGGCGAGGTGGAAGCCCACCACGTCAAGTCACTCAACGAGCTCCAACGGGCCGGTGTCGCATCCTCCGATTGGGTGAAGATGATGGTCGCGCGCCGCCGCAAGTCCCTTGTGGTCTGCGGCAGTTGTCACGACCGCATCCATCGGAGGAAGCCGAGTACAACGCGCACGCAGTAG
- a CDS encoding serine hydrolase produces MSEHLRQEVSRVVDQEVAKILEQTDRDVARTVNRALGVSDGAPSFDTARWQARLGELLATHHIPGAALAVLAGGEIQELAAGVLHTGTGVAVTPDSVFQIGSVSKGYTAAMVVLLADAGKLDLDAPVADVLPDFAVADAEATRTITPRQLLNHTSGIEGDYVNDTGRGDDCLARYIEGVRTVGLTNTPGVTMSYSSTAYNVLGRIVEVLTGQTWDEALKELLLVPLGLEHTMTLPEEVLRFRAAMGHMGEPGESPVPTPLWNMLPRSAGPYGGICATAADVARFARAFMDDGAAPDGIRVLPAGVVDAMLTREVEMPDEWFLGAHWGLGWGLFEWDGARGFGHDGSTFGQLAYLRAIPEGGLAIALLTNGGGAAPKVFETLCRELCAELAGVTTPGFAPAAEPLAVETEPFLGSYRREGFLMTIADGDGAPGTLRLRYEGADGLAGTFDPLVWHLTPVSHTPAKTVFAGRRNEKDAWIPVVFYALADGSRYVHFGVRATAKSA; encoded by the coding sequence ATGTCGGAACACCTGCGCCAGGAAGTGTCGAGGGTCGTCGACCAGGAGGTGGCCAAGATCCTGGAACAGACCGACCGCGACGTGGCCCGTACGGTCAACCGTGCGCTGGGCGTGAGCGACGGCGCTCCGTCCTTCGACACCGCCCGCTGGCAGGCCCGGCTCGGCGAGCTCCTCGCCACCCACCACATCCCCGGCGCCGCCCTGGCCGTGCTCGCCGGCGGCGAGATCCAGGAACTGGCCGCCGGCGTCCTGCACACCGGCACCGGCGTCGCGGTGACCCCGGACTCCGTGTTCCAGATCGGCTCCGTCAGCAAGGGCTACACCGCCGCCATGGTGGTCCTGCTCGCCGACGCCGGGAAGCTGGACCTCGATGCGCCGGTCGCGGACGTCCTGCCGGACTTCGCGGTCGCCGACGCAGAGGCCACCCGGACGATCACGCCGCGCCAGCTGCTCAACCACACCAGCGGCATCGAGGGCGACTACGTCAACGACACCGGCCGGGGCGACGACTGCCTGGCCCGCTACATCGAGGGCGTACGGACCGTCGGACTGACCAACACGCCCGGCGTCACCATGTCGTACTCCAGCACCGCCTACAACGTCCTCGGCCGGATCGTCGAAGTGTTGACCGGCCAGACCTGGGACGAGGCGCTCAAGGAACTGCTCCTCGTCCCGCTCGGGCTGGAGCACACCATGACCCTGCCCGAGGAGGTGCTGCGCTTCCGCGCAGCCATGGGGCACATGGGCGAGCCGGGCGAGAGCCCCGTCCCCACCCCGCTCTGGAACATGCTGCCGCGCTCGGCCGGCCCGTACGGCGGGATCTGCGCGACCGCCGCCGACGTGGCCCGGTTCGCCCGGGCCTTCATGGACGACGGCGCCGCGCCGGACGGCATCCGGGTGCTGCCGGCCGGAGTGGTCGACGCGATGCTGACCCGCGAGGTCGAGATGCCCGACGAGTGGTTCCTCGGCGCCCACTGGGGCCTGGGCTGGGGCCTGTTCGAGTGGGACGGCGCGCGCGGCTTCGGCCACGACGGCAGCACCTTCGGTCAGCTCGCCTACCTGCGCGCCATCCCGGAGGGGGGCCTCGCCATCGCCCTGCTGACCAACGGCGGCGGCGCCGCGCCCAAGGTCTTCGAGACGCTCTGCCGCGAGCTCTGCGCCGAACTCGCCGGGGTCACCACGCCCGGGTTCGCGCCGGCCGCCGAACCCCTGGCCGTGGAGACGGAGCCGTTCCTCGGCAGCTACAGGCGCGAGGGCTTCCTCATGACCATCGCCGACGGCGACGGCGCCCCGGGGACACTACGGCTGAGGTACGAGGGCGCGGACGGCCTGGCGGGCACCTTCGACCCGCTGGTCTGGCACCTGACCCCGGTCTCGCACACACCGGCGAAGACGGTGTTCGCCGGCCGCCGCAACGAGAAGGACGCATGGATACCCGTCGTGTTCTACGCCCTCGCCGACGGCAGCCGGTACGTCCACTTCGGCGTCCGGGCGACCGCCAAGTCCGCCTAG
- a CDS encoding DIP1984 family protein, whose protein sequence is MKLAEALAERAEATRRVEQLRARVVSSARYQEGETPAEDAAQLLAEAGGVLDALETLIRRINRTNATVEMGPDGTLTDALARRDVLRLRHSVISAAADAAAGQGERGYGRQLRSELMMLSALPVAELRGQADALAREIREVDVRIQRTNWEVDLLD, encoded by the coding sequence GTGAAGCTTGCTGAGGCACTGGCAGAACGTGCGGAGGCGACGCGCCGTGTGGAACAGCTGCGAGCGCGTGTCGTCAGCAGTGCGCGGTACCAGGAAGGGGAAACGCCCGCCGAGGACGCGGCTCAGCTGCTGGCTGAAGCCGGTGGGGTGCTGGACGCTCTGGAAACGTTGATCCGGCGGATCAACCGGACCAACGCCACCGTGGAGATGGGTCCGGACGGCACGCTCACCGATGCCCTCGCACGTCGGGATGTCCTGCGGTTGCGTCATTCTGTGATCTCCGCGGCTGCGGACGCCGCGGCGGGTCAGGGCGAGCGGGGATACGGCCGGCAGCTTCGGTCCGAGCTGATGATGCTTTCCGCGCTTCCGGTCGCGGAACTGCGCGGTCAGGCGGACGCCCTCGCCAGGGAGATCCGCGAGGTCGATGTGCGGATCCAGCGTACGAACTGGGAGGTCGATCTGCTGGACTGA
- a CDS encoding cold-shock protein: protein MAAGTVKWFNAEKGFGFIEQDGGGADVFAHYSNIAAQGFRELLEGQKVTFDIAQGQKGPTAENIVPA from the coding sequence ATGGCTGCTGGTACCGTGAAGTGGTTCAACGCGGAAAAGGGCTTCGGCTTCATCGAGCAGGACGGTGGCGGCGCAGACGTGTTCGCCCACTACTCGAACATTGCGGCGCAGGGCTTCCGTGAGCTGCTCGAAGGCCAGAAGGTGACCTTCGACATCGCGCAGGGCCAGAAGGGCCCGACGGCCGAGAACATCGTTCCCGCCTGA
- a CDS encoding DEAD/DEAH box helicase codes for MNRTYANDRPARARHGNADAGKGGSRFGSQAPRRSNGPARSGGYGRQSAPVRGEFALPRTITPALPAVEGFADLAMPEQLLAELGRQGVTVPFPIQGATLPNSLAGRDVLGRGRTGSGKTLAFGLALLARTAGQRAEPRRPLGLILVPTRELAQQVTDALTPYARSVRLRLATVVGGMSISRQAGALRTGSEVVVATPGRLKDLIDRGDCRLDQVGITVLDEADQMADMGFMPQVTALLDQVRPGGQRMLFSATLDRNVDLLVRRYLTDPVVHSVDPSAGAVTTMEHHVLHVHGADKHAATTEIAARDGRVIMFLDTKHAVDRLTQHLLDSGVRAAALHGGKSQPQRTRTLAQFKTGHVSVLVATNVAARGIHVDNLDLVVNVDPPTDHKDYLHRGGRTARAGESGSVVTLVTPNQRRGMVRLMSDAGIRPQTTQVRSGDEALSRITGAQAPSGIPVVITAPVAERPERSASSRGRGRGRRRPASATRRTPVRQSVFDAAA; via the coding sequence ATGAACCGCACATACGCGAACGACCGCCCCGCCCGCGCCCGTCACGGCAATGCCGACGCCGGAAAGGGCGGCAGTCGCTTCGGCTCGCAGGCGCCGCGCCGTTCCAACGGCCCTGCCCGTTCCGGCGGTTACGGCCGCCAGTCCGCCCCGGTGCGGGGTGAGTTCGCGCTGCCCAGGACGATCACCCCCGCACTGCCCGCCGTTGAAGGCTTCGCCGATCTCGCCATGCCCGAGCAACTGCTCGCCGAACTCGGCAGGCAGGGTGTGACCGTACCGTTCCCGATCCAGGGAGCGACGCTGCCGAACTCCCTGGCAGGCCGTGACGTCCTGGGCCGCGGGCGCACCGGTTCCGGCAAGACCCTCGCGTTCGGTCTCGCCCTGCTCGCCCGCACCGCCGGACAGCGAGCCGAGCCCCGCCGGCCGCTGGGGCTGATCCTCGTACCGACGCGCGAGCTGGCGCAGCAGGTGACCGACGCGCTCACGCCGTACGCCCGTTCCGTCAGGCTGCGGCTCGCCACGGTGGTGGGCGGGATGTCCATCAGCCGGCAGGCCGGCGCGCTGCGCACCGGTAGCGAGGTCGTCGTCGCGACGCCCGGACGGCTCAAGGACCTCATCGACCGCGGCGACTGCCGGTTGGACCAGGTGGGCATCACGGTGCTGGACGAGGCCGACCAGATGGCCGACATGGGCTTTATGCCGCAGGTCACCGCACTGCTCGACCAGGTCCGCCCCGGGGGGCAGCGCATGCTGTTCTCCGCCACCTTGGACCGTAACGTCGACCTGCTGGTGCGCCGCTACCTGACCGACCCCGTCGTGCACTCGGTCGACCCGTCGGCCGGTGCGGTCACGACGATGGAGCACCACGTCCTGCACGTCCACGGCGCCGACAAGCACGCCGCCACGACCGAGATCGCCGCCCGCGACGGCCGCGTGATCATGTTCCTGGACACCAAGCACGCCGTCGACCGGCTGACCCAGCACCTGCTCGACAGCGGGGTACGGGCCGCCGCGCTGCACGGGGGCAAGTCGCAGCCGCAGCGCACCCGCACGCTGGCGCAGTTCAAGACCGGTCACGTCAGTGTGCTGGTGGCGACCAACGTCGCGGCGCGGGGCATCCACGTCGACAACCTCGACCTCGTCGTCAACGTCGATCCGCCGACCGACCACAAGGACTACCTCCACCGCGGCGGCCGTACCGCCCGCGCAGGTGAGTCCGGCAGCGTCGTCACGCTCGTCACACCGAACCAGCGCCGAGGCATGGTCCGCCTCATGTCGGACGCCGGAATCCGGCCGCAGACCACCCAGGTCCGCTCGGGCGACGAGGCCCTGAGCCGGATCACCGGAGCCCAGGCCCCGTCCGGCATCCCGGTCGTCATCACCGCACCGGTGGCCGAACGCCCCGAGCGCAGCGCCTCCTCCCGAGGCCGAGGCCGAGGGCGACGCCGCCCCGCCTCGGCGACCCGGCGCACCCCCGTACGCCAGTCCGTCTTCGACGCGGCGGCCTAG
- a CDS encoding CBS domain-containing protein — protein sequence MTLVQTQPRPANVNPLPRTAVEVMDAAGPQVCDDMSVEVALAVMGAARTGRLVVCDQDDQRIGLVTRTDLHAVRDSSAYTDRVRLRDILGDRGSFTSSVTTMGEAERMIRTRRPGVLTVVDEQGGAPGIPALCR from the coding sequence TTGACGCTGGTTCAGACGCAGCCCCGCCCGGCGAACGTCAACCCCCTACCCAGGACGGCGGTTGAGGTCATGGACGCGGCCGGACCGCAGGTCTGTGACGACATGAGCGTCGAGGTGGCGCTCGCCGTCATGGGCGCCGCCCGCACGGGCCGACTGGTGGTCTGCGACCAGGACGACCAGCGCATCGGTCTGGTGACCCGAACCGACCTCCACGCCGTCCGTGACAGCTCCGCCTACACGGACCGTGTCCGACTGCGCGACATTCTCGGTGACCGTGGATCGTTCACCTCATCCGTGACCACGATGGGCGAAGCCGAGCGCATGATCCGTACCCGTCGGCCCGGTGTCCTGACGGTGGTCGACGAGCAAGGCGGCGCCCCGGGCATCCCCGCCCTCTGTCGCTGA
- a CDS encoding SCO5918 family protein, protein MRCVIARFPFELTKGGVLESMKGIKPEPVTGESVIIGRRHYPVKQVGQVITRQDRRDFSATEVLRAMAQLGFTCRPLAKTAPLGILSSLQHASAMLGAPVAV, encoded by the coding sequence ATGCGCTGCGTCATCGCCCGCTTCCCCTTCGAGCTCACCAAGGGCGGCGTGCTGGAATCGATGAAGGGCATCAAGCCCGAACCGGTCACCGGCGAATCGGTGATCATCGGCCGTCGTCACTATCCCGTCAAGCAGGTCGGCCAGGTCATCACCCGCCAGGACCGGCGTGACTTCAGCGCCACCGAAGTCCTCCGGGCCATGGCTCAGCTCGGCTTCACCTGCCGCCCCCTCGCCAAGACCGCGCCTCTGGGCATCCTCAGCTCGCTGCAGCACGCCTCCGCGATGCTCGGCGCCCCCGTCGCGGTCTGA
- a CDS encoding MerR family transcriptional regulator: MTADDTFGRLDDDDYPAYTMGRAAEMLGTTQGFLRAIGEARLITPLRSAGGHRRYSRYQLRIAARARELVDHGTPIEAACRIVILEDQLEEAQRLNAEYRRAAESANPTAAA, encoded by the coding sequence ATGACCGCAGACGACACGTTCGGCCGTCTCGATGACGACGACTACCCCGCCTACACCATGGGCCGGGCCGCCGAGATGCTCGGCACCACCCAGGGCTTCCTCCGCGCCATCGGCGAGGCCCGTCTCATCACACCGCTGCGTTCCGCGGGCGGCCACCGCCGCTACTCCCGCTACCAGTTGCGCATCGCGGCCCGCGCCCGGGAACTCGTCGACCACGGGACCCCCATCGAGGCCGCCTGCCGGATCGTCATCCTCGAAGACCAGCTCGAGGAAGCCCAGCGCCTCAACGCCGAATATCGCCGTGCCGCCGAATCAGCGAACCCAACGGCAGCAGCATGA
- a CDS encoding cold-shock protein, whose translation MATGTVKWFNAEKGFGFIAQDGGGPDVFAHYSAINSTGFRELQEGQAVTFDVTQGQKGPQAENINLA comes from the coding sequence ATGGCTACGGGAACTGTGAAGTGGTTCAACGCGGAAAAGGGCTTCGGCTTCATCGCCCAGGACGGCGGCGGCCCGGATGTCTTCGCGCACTACTCCGCGATCAACTCCACGGGCTTTCGTGAGCTGCAGGAGGGCCAGGCCGTGACGTTCGACGTCACCCAGGGCCAGAAGGGTCCGCAGGCCGAGAACATCAACCTGGCCTGA
- a CDS encoding ribonuclease J, protein MSHPHPELKSAPPLPEGGLRIVALGGLGEIGRNMTVFEYAGKLLIVDCGVLFPEETQPGVDVILPDFTSIRDRLDDIVAVVLTHGHEDHIGGVPYLLRERRDIPVVGSKLTLAFLEAKLKEHGIRPRTVRVREGDRRGFGPFDCEFVAVNHSIPDSLAVAIRTGAGMVLHTGDFKMDQFPLDDRITDLRAFARLGEEGVDLFLTDSTNAEVPGFTTSERELNPAIEQVMRTAPRRVIVSSFASHVHRIQQVLDAAHQHGRKVAFVGRSMVRNMGIARDLGYLKVPSGLVVSTKELEKLPDHKITLVCTGSQGEPMAALSRMANRDHQIRIGKGDTVLLASSLIPGNENAIYRVINGLTRWGAHVVHKGNAKVHVSGHASAGELVYCYNIVKPRNVMPVHGEWRHLRANGDLAIRTGVDPDRVVIAEDGVVVDLVDGRASITGKVPAGNVYVDGMEVGGATEASLKDRLTLAAEGVVTVVAIVDADTGALAEAPDFLARGFVHDDTTFEPVIPVIEKTLATAAEEGVGDARQLEQLVARAVANWAFRTHRRRPLVIPVIIDA, encoded by the coding sequence ATGAGCCATCCGCATCCAGAGCTGAAATCCGCCCCGCCGCTGCCCGAGGGAGGGCTGAGGATCGTCGCGCTCGGCGGTCTGGGTGAGATCGGCCGCAACATGACCGTCTTCGAGTACGCCGGCAAGCTGCTCATCGTCGACTGCGGCGTGCTGTTCCCCGAAGAGACCCAGCCCGGCGTGGACGTGATCCTTCCGGACTTCACCTCGATCCGGGACCGGCTGGACGACATCGTGGCGGTGGTCCTCACCCACGGCCACGAGGACCACATCGGCGGCGTGCCGTATCTGCTGCGCGAGCGGCGGGACATTCCCGTTGTCGGCTCGAAGCTGACGCTGGCGTTCCTGGAGGCCAAGCTCAAGGAACACGGCATCCGGCCGCGCACGGTGCGGGTGCGGGAGGGCGACCGGCGCGGCTTCGGGCCCTTCGACTGCGAGTTCGTGGCCGTCAATCACTCCATCCCGGACAGCCTCGCGGTCGCGATCCGCACCGGCGCCGGGATGGTGCTGCACACCGGCGACTTCAAGATGGACCAGTTCCCTCTCGACGATCGCATCACCGACCTGCGCGCCTTCGCCCGCCTCGGCGAGGAGGGCGTGGACCTGTTCCTCACCGACTCCACCAACGCCGAAGTTCCCGGATTCACGACCTCCGAGCGTGAGCTGAACCCGGCGATCGAGCAGGTGATGCGCACCGCGCCGCGCCGGGTCATCGTCTCCAGCTTCGCCAGCCATGTGCACCGCATCCAGCAGGTCCTGGACGCCGCCCACCAGCACGGCCGCAAGGTCGCCTTCGTCGGCCGGTCGATGGTCCGCAACATGGGCATCGCCCGTGACCTGGGCTATCTGAAGGTCCCGTCGGGTCTGGTCGTGAGCACGAAGGAGCTGGAGAAGCTCCCGGACCACAAGATCACTCTGGTGTGCACCGGCTCCCAGGGCGAGCCGATGGCCGCCCTGTCACGGATGGCGAACCGCGACCACCAGATCCGCATCGGCAAGGGCGACACCGTCCTGCTCGCCAGCTCCCTCATCCCCGGCAACGAGAACGCCATCTACCGAGTGATCAACGGACTCACCCGGTGGGGCGCCCACGTGGTCCACAAGGGCAACGCCAAGGTCCACGTCTCCGGACACGCCAGCGCCGGCGAGCTCGTGTACTGCTACAACATCGTCAAACCCCGAAACGTCATGCCCGTGCACGGCGAATGGCGCCACCTGCGGGCCAACGGCGACCTCGCCATCCGTACGGGTGTCGACCCCGACCGGGTCGTCATCGCCGAGGACGGTGTCGTCGTCGACCTCGTCGACGGGCGCGCGTCCATCACCGGCAAGGTTCCCGCCGGCAACGTCTACGTGGACGGCATGGAAGTCGGCGGTGCCACCGAAGCTTCCCTCAAGGACCGCCTCACCCTCGCCGCCGAAGGCGTGGTCACGGTGGTGGCGATCGTCGACGCGGACACCGGCGCCCTCGCCGAGGCCCCGGACTTCCTGGCCCGCGGCTTCGTCCACGACGACACCACCTTCGAGCCGGTCATCCCCGTCATCGAGAAGACCCTGGCCACCGCGGCCGAGGAAGGCGTCGGGGACGCGCGCCAACTCGAACAACTCGTCGCCCGAGCAGTGGCGAACTGGGCCTTCCGCACCCACCGCCGCAGGCCCCTCGTCATCCCCGTCATCATCGACGCCTGA